Proteins from a single region of Spirochaetota bacterium:
- the truA gene encoding tRNA pseudouridine(38-40) synthase TruA: protein MATIRLTIEYDGTDYAGWQVQDNARTIQGEIEAVLARMYKRDVRLTGSGRTDSGVHALGQVAHYAVDDLSVPVERLPLALNYHLESDIRVIDAAIAPDGFHARYSAVSRSYVYMIHNSPISSAFYRRYSWLVPAPRFDIRRLNAYADRFLGTHNFTSFCSLSDKSRSKIRKIKRASFTRRGDMLYFFIEADAFLHNMVRIVLGTILSLYRDTLPPETVDEIMLAEDRKRADITVPPQGLFLKRVTYGER, encoded by the coding sequence ATGGCGACGATTCGTCTCACGATAGAGTACGACGGTACCGACTACGCCGGATGGCAGGTGCAGGACAATGCCCGCACGATACAGGGCGAGATAGAGGCGGTACTCGCACGCATGTACAAGCGGGATGTGAGGCTCACCGGGAGCGGCCGCACCGATTCCGGCGTTCACGCGCTCGGGCAGGTCGCTCATTATGCTGTCGATGACCTGTCGGTCCCTGTCGAGCGGCTGCCGCTTGCATTGAACTATCATCTTGAGAGCGATATACGCGTCATCGATGCGGCCATCGCACCGGATGGTTTTCACGCGCGATACAGCGCTGTGTCGCGTTCGTACGTGTACATGATCCACAACAGCCCCATCAGTTCAGCGTTCTATCGCCGCTACTCATGGCTGGTACCCGCACCGCGCTTCGATATACGCCGTTTGAACGCGTATGCCGATCGCTTCCTCGGTACGCATAATTTTACTTCGTTCTGTTCGCTCTCCGACAAAAGCCGGAGCAAGATTCGGAAGATAAAACGCGCATCGTTCACCCGCCGCGGTGATATGCTCTATTTCTTCATCGAAGCGGATGCATTCCTTCATAATATGGTGCGCATCGTGCTCGGTACGATATTATCGCTTTATCGGGATACGCTTCCGCCGGAAACGGTCGATGAGATAATGCTCGCTGAGGACAGGAAGCGTGCGGACATTACCGTGCCGCCGCAGGGGCTTTTTCTGAAGAGGGTGACGTATGGGGAGCGGTGA
- a CDS encoding alpha/beta hydrolase codes for MFQARVLTVFLLLVFYSCASYQTVLRKDQAGSVVEYRICGNGNPTIIFENGMGANMDCWDQIYPAFTNSNTLFFHNRPGYARSSAPTTPRNGSIIVEELRILLRAASMKPPYVLVGHSAGGLYMQYFARRYPAEVCALVLVDATHPKTMQGPGAWSNWSGFEKWIFYSLTSKTIHEELNELNRTGDEVLALPTYTNGPVVIMNAAAYFTMHSERIDHDNENRKDTARMYPGSSTIWVDSAHDIPRIKPAAVIIGISNALRVLGNNR; via the coding sequence ATGTTTCAAGCTCGTGTGTTGACCGTTTTCCTGTTGCTTGTTTTTTATTCTTGCGCAAGTTATCAGACGGTATTAAGAAAAGATCAAGCCGGCAGTGTCGTTGAATACCGCATATGCGGCAACGGCAATCCCACGATCATCTTTGAGAATGGCATGGGTGCGAACATGGATTGCTGGGATCAGATATACCCCGCCTTTACCAACTCGAATACATTATTCTTCCATAACCGCCCAGGCTATGCGCGGAGCTCCGCTCCAACAACACCGAGGAACGGGAGCATTATCGTCGAAGAATTGCGGATACTGCTTCGTGCGGCTTCCATGAAACCGCCCTATGTTCTTGTCGGCCACTCTGCCGGCGGTCTCTACATGCAGTACTTTGCACGACGATATCCGGCAGAAGTATGCGCACTCGTACTCGTCGATGCCACTCACCCAAAAACCATGCAGGGCCCGGGCGCGTGGTCAAACTGGTCCGGGTTTGAAAAATGGATATTTTATTCTCTTACTTCAAAGACGATACATGAAGAGCTTAATGAATTGAACCGCACTGGAGATGAGGTATTGGCACTTCCAACATACACCAACGGACCTGTCGTCATTATGAATGCCGCCGCGTATTTTACCATGCATTCTGAACGCATAGATCACGACAACGAGAACAGAAAAGATACTGCCAGAATGTACCCGGGCTCTTCCACTATCTGGGTTGACAGCGCACATGACATTCCCCGAATAAAACCGGCTGCGGTCATTATCGGGATCAGCAATGCGCTGCGTGTGCTCGGTAACAATAGATAA